In a single window of the Phoenix dactylifera cultivar Barhee BC4 unplaced genomic scaffold, palm_55x_up_171113_PBpolish2nd_filt_p 001090F, whole genome shotgun sequence genome:
- the LOC120107948 gene encoding F-box protein PP2-B11-like: MARRREESEGGGPIGKLPEGCISHVLSLTTPPDSCRSALVSAAFRSAANSDALWERFLPSDYESILSRAVDPVKYSSKKELYFRLCDSILVDGGTMSFGLERSTGRKCYMISPRSMNITWSNTPQYWRWISLPESRFAEVAELLAVCWLFMSGKIDCRLLSPKTTYAAYLVFKLASRSYGLGPPRQLASVKLGDYALETDICLQDDEDSDDDDGDDDDDDDGNDHHQEEAQQRQQQRQQPLRDDGWMEIELGEFYNDEGDDGDVEMSLAEVNALHWKSGLIIQGLEVRPKI, encoded by the exons ATGGCGAGGCGACGAGAGGAGTCCGAAGGCGGCGGACCCATCGGCAAGTTGCCGGAGGGCTGCATCTCGCACGTGCTCTCCCTCACGACGCCTCCTGATTCGTGCAGGTCGGCCCTCGTCTCGGCCGCCTTCCGCTCCGCGGCGAACTCTGATGCTCTGTGGGAGCGGTTCCTCCCGTCCGATTACGAGTCGATCCTGTCGCGGGCCGTTGATCCGGTCAAGTACTCGTCGAAGAAGGAACTCTATTTCCGACTCTGCGACTCTATTCTCGTCGATGGCGGCACGATG AGCTTTGGATTGGAGAGATCAACTGGACGTAAATGCTACATGATATCTCCAAGAAGCATGAATATTACATGGAGTAACACACCACAGTATTGGAGATGGATTTCTCTGCCTGAGTCAAG GTTCGCAGAAGTGGCTGAGCTTCTAGCTGTTTGTTGGTTGTTTATGAGCGGCAAGATTGACTGTCGACTACTCTCTCCTAAAACAACCTATGCTGCTTATCTCGTCTTCAAATTGGCCTCTAGGTCATATGGACTTGGCCCCCCTCGCCAGTTGGCATCAGTGAAGCTAGGAGATTATGCCTTGGAGACCGATATCTGTTTGCAAGATGATGAGGAcagtgatgatgatgatggtgatgatgatgatgacgacGACGGCAACGACCACCACCAAGAGGAAGCCCAGCAGCGCCAGCAGCAACGGCAACAACCCTTGAGGGATGATGGGTGGATGGAGATCGAGCTGGGGGAGTTCTACAATGATGAGGGGGATGACGGTGATGTGGAAATGAGTTTGGCGGAGGTGAATGCATTGCATTGGAAGAGTGGGCTCATCATCCAGGGCCTCGAAGTAAGGCccaaaatttga